In Armatimonadota bacterium, the genomic stretch TCCAATCACCATTGAGAGATTTGTAGAACGGTGACTTAGAACGATCCAAAGTAATTGCCGAAGCAGCGTCGGCAAAAGGAATTGCCTCTGCCCGTGCCGGGAGCTTGTTGACGCCGACGACCTCCGGATCCTGCCATTCAAGCAAACCTGGGGGTAGTACTTGGCGAGGTTGTGCTTTAGATTGTTGCAGGGCGAACAGGACGACGAGCGCGGAAAGCGGCATTGCCCATTAGTTTGCCAGATACCGAGCAGTTTTGCGAGGGTGCATCTACCATTGATTCGTCGACCAACTCTTGTTGATCGCGAGAATGGCAACAACGATCCACGCAATGAGTGCTATGGAAGTTGGGAGCCAAGCCGTCTTGCTTCCGCTCTCATGGGCGCGATAACCAAATACGAAGCTCGCCGGGAGCACAAACAGCGGTAAGAAAACCGCGCCGACTAGCAAAAGAATCCATGAGGTAATCATGTATTCGATAATGCTTCTGGTGATGTCTAGCTCCCGTCGCCGGTCCAACTCTTCTGTAGTCGTCGGAAAACGACTTGAAGTTGATGGGAGGTAGTCGAACTCGGCAAGCTCTTTGGCGAGCCTGAACTCACCCGATGAAAGCCGAACTCTGCTATTAGGACTCAGGTTCCCAAACCGCGCCGCAAGATGGAGATCGGTCAGCGACAAAGGACCTCGCTCCGACTCGGAGCCTTGCACCCAGTACAACACGTCTTCGCTCATCTAAACGAATTCTATCAAACTACGCTGACTTTCGCGAGTAATCTCCGCCAACAATTCGATCAAACTCGCCACTCAAGACCCATTTCTCAAGTTCTTGAGTGCGAAACACCGGCATCGGGTGAGTCATTGTCTTGCCCATCGTGGCGAACAACACGAACTTCCCAAGCTTGTCGAGCGCATCTGCGTCCTGGTACGCCCGCGCCTGATCCATAAAGGCTTCCTGGTTCAACTCATGATGCAATCGCGACGGTCCGGCTGCTAGTCGAATCAGAGATTGGATCGCGATCGATTTATCCTGCGCCACCAACAGCCCAGCTCGATCCGCCGAGAACTCGGCTTGTCGAGACCACTCATAGAGAGCCAGTACTAGTGCATAAGTAGCCACGTCTGTGGCTCCCATTGTTCTTCGACCCAAAATATCGAGCAAAGGGAACAGCAGCCAGCCAATCGAGAAGTACAAGACATGATTCGCTTTGATGTGCCCAAGTTCGTGACCCATGATGAAGAACAATTCCTCATCGCTCATTGTGTCGATCATCGAAGATCGCAAACAGATGTACGGCCGTTCAACTCCTCCAGCAAATGCGTTCGGAAACGGATTCGACGACACATAAAGCTCCGGCTCCGGCATGTCCAGAGTCTTCGCCGACTCTCGCATGATCTCGTACAGCGTCGGATATTGGTTTGGTCCGCATCGGATCGAGCTGCTCATGTTGTAGCAGTACAGCCATCGATCGATTCCGATCTCATAAAACTTTGAGACCAGCTGCGGCACCAAGGGAAGATTCTGGAGCTTGTCCAAAGCCCATTTATCGGCATCCGA encodes the following:
- a CDS encoding M48 family metallopeptidase, whose amino-acid sequence is MSERKVLTGITKDAFVSDADKWALDKLQNLPLVPQLVSKFYEIGIDRWLYCYNMSSSIRCGPNQYPTLYEIMRESAKTLDMPEPELYVSSNPFPNAFAGGVERPYICLRSSMIDTMSDEELFFIMGHELGHIKANHVLYFSIGWLLFPLLDILGRRTMGATDVATYALVLALYEWSRQAEFSADRAGLLVAQDKSIAIQSLIRLAAGPSRLHHELNQEAFMDQARAYQDADALDKLGKFVLFATMGKTMTHPMPVFRTQELEKWVLSGEFDRIVGGDYSRKSA